In Massilia violaceinigra, one DNA window encodes the following:
- a CDS encoding glycoside hydrolase family 65 protein yields the protein MPHASIPHALPTDPWCLRETHFDPATHFLNETLFALGNGYIGLRGTPEEGYSGPAGTSLDGTYLNGFYESEPIVYPEAAFALAKTNQFMLNVPNAKGIEVWLGEERFDPLQGTLDRYERVLDFRTGVLRRSLEWTSPSGKRISLVTRRVVSLADKHLFALDVELTALNFSGQVRVVSGIDGAVRNQEAGDDPRIGSAVSGPALHLLAVEQGATASSLTQRTHNSGFTLVSAIDTVAAVAGSASRREQAASHSFTFDLDVMLPQSLTKYGVYFSSRDYPEAELAGLASAALSKAKADGFDALCARQGAYLADFWDRADVEIAGDDALQQGIRFNQFHLLQSVGRDGKTNIAAKGVTGEGYEGHYFWDTEIYIFPFFLYSKPEIAKQLLAYRYAGLEQARARARQMSHAKGALYPWRTIAGEECSAYFPAGTAQYHINADIAYSIKLYLDATGDLDYMASAGAEIVLETARIWIGIGNYDRAGRFCINEVTGPDEYTALVNNNYYTNAMAQMHLRFAAEIVDTLRGARPHDLERIVQAIGLDDAEPAAWRRAAGRMALPYDAALGIHEQDDSFLGKKPWDFAATPKENYPLLLNYHPLVIYRHQVCKQADVVLALLLLSDQFTQDDKKRDFDYYEAVTTHDSSLSSCIFSIIASEVGYQDKAYDYFMETARLDLDDTHGNTHYGVHTAAMAGTWMGVAYGFAGMRVADGALRFAPTLPARWQHYQFQIHIQGALLQVRIDATHARYTLLQGEALGLTHCGERVALTRATPSLSIARPLQEEKA from the coding sequence GTGCCGCACGCAAGTATCCCCCACGCTCTCCCGACCGATCCATGGTGCCTTCGCGAGACCCATTTCGACCCTGCCACGCATTTTTTGAACGAGACCCTGTTCGCTCTCGGTAACGGCTACATCGGCCTGCGCGGCACGCCGGAAGAGGGCTACAGCGGCCCGGCCGGCACCTCGCTCGACGGTACGTACCTCAACGGCTTCTACGAGTCCGAACCGATCGTCTATCCGGAAGCCGCCTTTGCGCTGGCCAAGACCAACCAGTTCATGCTCAACGTGCCGAACGCGAAAGGCATCGAAGTCTGGCTCGGCGAAGAACGCTTCGACCCACTGCAAGGAACCCTCGACCGCTACGAGCGCGTGCTCGACTTTCGCACCGGCGTGCTGCGGCGCAGCCTGGAATGGACTTCCCCGAGCGGCAAGCGGATTTCGCTCGTCACGCGTCGCGTGGTATCGCTGGCCGACAAGCACCTGTTCGCGCTCGATGTCGAACTGACCGCCCTTAATTTCTCGGGCCAGGTGCGCGTGGTGTCCGGTATCGATGGTGCTGTGCGCAACCAGGAAGCCGGCGACGATCCGCGCATCGGCTCCGCGGTCTCCGGCCCGGCGCTGCATCTGTTGGCGGTGGAGCAGGGCGCTACGGCGTCCAGCCTCACCCAGCGCACCCACAACAGCGGCTTTACGCTGGTGAGCGCAATCGACACCGTGGCCGCGGTGGCGGGCAGCGCGAGCCGGCGGGAGCAGGCGGCCAGCCACAGTTTCACGTTCGACCTGGACGTGATGCTGCCGCAAAGCCTGACCAAGTACGGCGTCTATTTTTCTTCGCGCGACTATCCCGAGGCTGAACTGGCGGGCCTCGCCAGCGCAGCGCTAAGCAAGGCCAAAGCCGACGGCTTCGACGCCCTGTGCGCGCGCCAGGGGGCGTACCTGGCCGACTTCTGGGACCGTGCCGACGTGGAGATCGCCGGCGACGACGCGCTCCAGCAAGGCATCCGCTTCAACCAGTTCCACCTGCTGCAATCGGTCGGCCGCGACGGAAAGACCAACATCGCGGCCAAGGGCGTGACCGGCGAAGGCTACGAAGGCCACTACTTCTGGGATACGGAGATCTACATCTTCCCGTTTTTCTTGTACAGCAAACCCGAAATCGCAAAGCAGCTGCTGGCTTACCGCTACGCCGGTCTTGAGCAGGCCCGCGCGCGCGCGCGCCAGATGTCGCACGCCAAAGGCGCGCTGTACCCGTGGCGCACCATCGCCGGCGAAGAGTGCTCCGCCTACTTCCCGGCCGGCACCGCGCAGTACCACATCAACGCCGATATCGCCTACTCGATCAAGCTGTATCTGGACGCTACCGGCGACCTCGATTACATGGCGTCGGCCGGCGCCGAAATCGTGCTGGAAACCGCGCGCATCTGGATCGGCATCGGCAACTACGACCGCGCCGGGCGCTTTTGCATCAACGAAGTCACCGGTCCCGACGAATACACGGCGCTGGTCAACAACAACTACTACACCAACGCGATGGCGCAGATGCACTTGCGCTTCGCGGCGGAGATTGTCGACACCCTGCGCGGTGCGCGCCCGCACGACCTCGAACGCATCGTGCAAGCGATCGGCCTTGACGACGCCGAACCGGCAGCCTGGCGCCGCGCCGCCGGCCGCATGGCGCTGCCCTACGACGCCGCCCTCGGCATCCATGAGCAGGACGACAGCTTCCTCGGCAAAAAGCCATGGGACTTCGCCGCCACGCCGAAAGAAAACTATCCCCTGCTGCTGAACTACCACCCGCTGGTGATCTACCGCCATCAGGTGTGCAAGCAGGCCGACGTGGTGCTGGCGCTGCTGCTACTGTCCGACCAGTTCACGCAGGACGACAAAAAGCGCGACTTCGACTACTACGAAGCGGTCACCACACACGACTCCTCCCTGTCGTCCTGCATCTTCAGCATCATCGCGTCGGAAGTGGGCTACCAAGACAAGGCCTACGATTACTTCATGGAGACCGCGCGCCTGGACCTGGACGACACGCACGGGAACACCCATTACGGCGTCCACACGGCGGCCATGGCGGGCACCTGGATGGGCGTGGCCTACGGCTTTGCCGGCATGCGCGTGGCTGATGGCGCGCTGCGCTTTGCGCCCACCCTGCCGGCGCGCTGGCAGCACTACCAGTTCCAGATTCACATCCAAGGCGCGCTGCTGCAGGTGCGCATCGACGCCACCCACGCGCGCTACACACTGCTGCAGGGCGAAGCGCTCGGACTGACCCACTGCGGCGAGCGCGTAGCGCTGACCCGCGCCACGCCGTCGCTATCGATTGCGCGTCCACTTCAGGAAGAAAAAGCATGA
- the pgmB gene encoding beta-phosphoglucomutase, with amino-acid sequence MSRFKAVIFDLDGVITDTAHYHCLAWKRLAESEGVHFDEAFNEQLKGIDRMGSLNLILAGSSRSYSDEQKLALADAKNRHYQELIATMSAADLLPGAVDALAAVRAAGLRIGLASVSKNAFTVLERLGIRERFDYVVDAALIANSKPHPEIFLTAARELGVDPAHCLGVEDAVAGVASIKSAGMWALGIGSPAVLTQADRVIRALDRFKLEEYQ; translated from the coding sequence ATGAGCAGGTTCAAGGCAGTGATTTTCGATCTCGATGGCGTCATCACCGACACCGCGCATTATCATTGCCTGGCGTGGAAACGGCTGGCCGAATCGGAAGGCGTGCATTTCGACGAAGCGTTCAACGAACAGTTAAAGGGCATCGACCGCATGGGGTCTCTGAACCTGATCCTGGCTGGTTCGTCGCGCAGCTACAGCGATGAACAAAAGCTGGCGCTGGCCGACGCCAAGAACCGCCACTACCAGGAACTGATCGCCACCATGTCCGCGGCCGACCTGCTGCCCGGCGCGGTCGATGCGCTGGCGGCGGTGCGCGCGGCCGGCCTGCGCATCGGCCTCGCCTCAGTGAGCAAGAATGCGTTCACGGTGCTCGAACGCCTCGGCATCCGCGAGCGCTTCGATTATGTGGTGGACGCGGCGCTGATCGCCAACAGCAAGCCGCATCCGGAGATCTTTTTGACGGCGGCGCGCGAACTGGGCGTGGACCCGGCGCACTGCCTTGGCGTGGAAGACGCGGTAGCCGGCGTCGCATCGATCAAGAGCGCCGGCATGTGGGCACTGGGCATCGGCAGCCCGGCGGTGCTGACGCAGGCCGACCGCGTCATCCGCGCGCTGGACCGCTTCAAGCTGGAGGAATACCAGTAA
- a CDS encoding MFS transporter has product MLALFLIYFVFAILLNSVGTVILQVIGNYGVSKSSASILEAFKDLPIAVVSFLVASFLPRIGYKNAMLAALALVTAASIAMPLIPAFWTAKLLFLCVGVAFALVKVSVYSTLGLIARDRRHHAGIMNTLEGVFMVGVLSAYWIFGYFIDSSDPASRSWLQVYWVLAALCAFTFVLVLSTPFDEGTAQLPAGRSRWDDFTAMLKLFFKPLVCVFVMTAFLYVLIEQSVGTWLPTFNNEILKLPAAMSVEVTSIFAACLAIGRLSAGFVMRKMNWYPVMNICVIGMAAMVLLALPLTHDVVADPNITWSSAPLATFLFPLIGLFMAPIYPGINSVMLSSLPPHQHSSMTGLLVIFSALGGTTGSFITGYVFGNFSGHFAFYLTLVPITLVLITLYFFKRQVDHVA; this is encoded by the coding sequence ATGTTAGCCCTTTTTCTGATTTACTTTGTCTTTGCGATCCTGCTCAACAGCGTCGGCACGGTCATCCTCCAGGTCATCGGCAACTACGGCGTGAGCAAATCGAGCGCCAGCATCCTGGAAGCGTTCAAGGACTTGCCCATCGCGGTCGTGTCGTTTTTGGTGGCGTCCTTCCTGCCCCGCATCGGCTACAAGAATGCCATGCTCGCGGCGCTGGCGCTGGTGACCGCGGCCAGCATCGCCATGCCGCTGATACCCGCCTTCTGGACCGCCAAGCTGCTGTTCCTGTGCGTGGGCGTGGCGTTCGCGCTGGTCAAGGTGTCGGTGTATTCGACCCTGGGCCTGATCGCGCGCGACCGCCGCCACCACGCCGGCATCATGAATACGCTCGAAGGTGTGTTCATGGTCGGCGTGTTGAGCGCCTACTGGATCTTCGGCTACTTCATCGATTCGTCCGATCCCGCCTCGCGCAGCTGGCTGCAGGTGTACTGGGTGCTGGCCGCGCTGTGCGCCTTCACCTTCGTGCTGGTGCTGTCCACCCCTTTCGACGAAGGCACGGCGCAGCTGCCCGCGGGGCGCAGCCGCTGGGACGACTTTACCGCCATGCTCAAGCTGTTTTTCAAGCCGCTGGTGTGCGTGTTCGTCATGACTGCCTTCCTGTACGTGCTGATCGAGCAAAGCGTGGGTACCTGGCTGCCGACCTTCAACAACGAAATCCTCAAGCTGCCGGCGGCGATGAGCGTGGAAGTGACCAGCATCTTTGCCGCGTGCCTGGCCATCGGGCGCCTGTCGGCAGGTTTCGTGATGCGCAAGATGAACTGGTACCCGGTGATGAATATCTGCGTCATCGGCATGGCCGCCATGGTGCTGCTGGCACTTCCGCTCACGCACGACGTGGTGGCCGACCCCAACATCACCTGGTCCAGCGCGCCGCTGGCGACCTTCCTGTTCCCGCTGATCGGCCTGTTCATGGCGCCGATCTACCCGGGCATCAATTCGGTCATGCTCAGTTCCCTGCCACCGCACCAGCACTCGTCGATGACCGGGCTGCTGGTGATTTTTTCGGCGCTGGGCGGCACCACCGGCTCCTTCATCACCGGCTACGTGTTCGGCAATTTCAGCGGCCA